The Triticum aestivum cultivar Chinese Spring chromosome 7B, IWGSC CS RefSeq v2.1, whole genome shotgun sequence genome window below encodes:
- the LOC123155585 gene encoding uncharacterized protein, which yields MPRLLPPSPPPRGRLEEAGASFLGLQLSPLLLQIAAQVEQEATIDFILWPVVDNRCMVGRTMAKRGRTEGSGFRVGRRGRHCLYLSASCNHLLVASDNDFRWRGPYKWHAREPPLPMFGLVTIIKSFFALLN from the exons atgccgcggctgctgccaccgtcaccgccgccgcgtggacgattggagg AGGCAGGGGCATCCTTTCTTGGTCTGCAGCTTTCACCTCTGTTGCTTCAG ATAGCGGCACAAGTGGAGCAGGAGGCTACAATTGATTTTATACTATG GCCTGTCGTGGATAATCGGTGCATGGTAGGAAGAACAATGGCAAAACGAGGACGGACTGAAGGCAGCGGATTCCGTGTTGGTCGGAGAGGAAGACATTGTCTTTATCTAAGTGCCTCCTGCAACCATCTCCTTGTAGCCTCAGATAATGACTTCAG ATGGAGAGGGCCGTATAAATGGCATGCCAGGGAGCCACCATTACCTATGTTCGGGTTGGTTACCATAATCAAATCCTTTTTTGCCCTTCTAAATTAG